A single region of the Erythrobacter sp. genome encodes:
- the proB gene encoding glutamate 5-kinase, with amino-acid sequence MSGRKRVVVKVGSSLLANEDRLTPRFGFMQRLLEDIARLRDEGYDVILTSSGAVALGLNTVGVARANAGVSDKQAAAACGMPLLLNAYKQVGHEYGLEIAQILLTLGDFEDHRRFLNTRNTVNRLLKSRIMPIVNENDTITTEEIRVGDNDRLAAKIAQMVEADYFIMLTSVDGLYDRDPSEEGANLVEELTDVNEYLEAASGISELGSGGMLTKLQAANMAQNAGCTTFIANGEADYPITSVMHGERRCTKCIANSQPDSLWETWLADRLQRAGVLVITEQAAARIDREEPIRREDVVEMDGDFTRGDVLHIYDDEGNELARGLSDFTSDETRVMINNQDMPADKLLGYQTSGEIIRPENLVVLEHRHLPWETPSVAGG; translated from the coding sequence GTGTCAGGAAGAAAGAGAGTTGTCGTCAAGGTCGGATCGAGCCTGCTTGCGAACGAGGACCGGCTGACGCCGCGCTTCGGTTTCATGCAGCGCCTGCTCGAGGACATCGCCCGCCTGCGCGACGAGGGCTATGACGTGATCCTCACCTCCTCGGGCGCGGTCGCGCTAGGGCTCAACACGGTCGGGGTCGCGCGGGCCAATGCCGGGGTCAGCGACAAGCAGGCCGCCGCCGCCTGCGGGATGCCGCTGCTGCTCAACGCCTACAAGCAGGTCGGCCACGAATACGGGCTCGAGATCGCGCAGATCCTGCTGACACTGGGGGATTTCGAGGATCACCGCCGCTTCCTCAACACGCGCAACACGGTCAACCGCCTGCTCAAGTCGCGGATCATGCCGATCGTGAACGAGAACGACACCATCACGACCGAGGAAATCCGGGTCGGCGACAATGACAGGCTCGCGGCCAAGATCGCGCAGATGGTCGAGGCGGATTATTTCATCATGCTCACCAGCGTCGACGGGCTTTACGACCGCGACCCGTCCGAAGAGGGCGCGAACCTCGTCGAGGAACTGACCGACGTGAACGAATATCTCGAGGCGGCCTCGGGTATCAGCGAGCTGGGTTCCGGCGGGATGCTGACCAAGCTGCAGGCCGCCAACATGGCGCAGAACGCGGGCTGCACCACCTTCATCGCCAATGGCGAGGCGGATTATCCGATCACCTCGGTCATGCACGGAGAGCGGCGCTGCACCAAGTGCATCGCCAATTCGCAGCCGGATTCGCTCTGGGAAACCTGGCTCGCCGACCGCCTGCAGCGCGCGGGCGTGCTCGTCATTACCGAGCAAGCCGCCGCGCGGATCGATCGGGAAGAGCCGATCAGGCGCGAGGACGTGGTCGAGATGGACGGCGATTTCACGCGCGGCGACGTGCTCCACATTTATGACGACGAAGGCAACGAGCTCGCGCGCGGTCTGTCCGACTTCACCTCGGACGAGACGCGGGTGATGATCAACAACCAGGATATGCCCGCCGACAAGCTGCTCGGCTATCAGACCAGCGGCGAGATCATCCGCCCGGAAAACCTCGTCGTGCTGGAGCACCGGCATCTGCCCTGGGAAACGCCGAGCGTTGCGGGCGGATAA
- the proC gene encoding pyrroline-5-carboxylate reductase, producing the protein MNILLVGCGKMGGALLENWKRGDEAFAIVDPFLERAPQGVALHSAREEIEGRRFDVIVAAIKPQMIDEVMPDYSEMFTDDGYLLSIAAGCSIARLKKVSGGKPVIRVMPNLPAAIGAGVSAICASEDASEAQLAHARAMMERTGTVITVEDEDRIDRFTAVAGSGPGYVFELARAYTEAAMALGFDEGEARAMVLGTLQGTVAMAAGSDQPLETLRDSVTSKGGTTAAGLDALNGKGELSALLSATLEAAYDRAVELR; encoded by the coding sequence GTGAATATTTTACTTGTGGGATGCGGAAAGATGGGCGGCGCGCTGCTCGAGAACTGGAAGCGCGGGGACGAGGCTTTCGCCATCGTCGACCCCTTCCTGGAACGCGCCCCGCAAGGCGTCGCGCTGCACTCCGCGCGCGAGGAGATCGAAGGCCGCCGCTTCGATGTCATAGTCGCTGCGATCAAGCCGCAGATGATCGACGAAGTGATGCCCGACTATTCCGAAATGTTCACCGATGACGGCTACCTCCTTTCCATCGCCGCGGGCTGCTCCATCGCGCGGCTGAAGAAAGTCTCCGGCGGCAAGCCCGTCATCCGCGTGATGCCGAACCTCCCCGCTGCGATCGGCGCAGGCGTCAGCGCGATCTGCGCGAGCGAGGATGCGAGCGAGGCCCAGCTCGCCCACGCCCGCGCGATGATGGAGCGCACCGGGACGGTCATCACCGTCGAGGACGAGGACAGGATCGACCGCTTCACCGCGGTCGCGGGCTCCGGACCCGGCTACGTCTTCGAACTCGCCCGCGCCTACACCGAAGCGGCGATGGCGCTCGGCTTCGACGAGGGCGAGGCGCGCGCCATGGTGCTAGGCACGCTGCAGGGCACGGTGGCGATGGCGGCGGGCAGCGACCAGCCTCTCGAAACCCTGCGCGATTCGGTGACGAGCAAGGGCGGCACGACCGCTGCCGGGCTCGATGCCCTCAATGGCAAGGGCGAGCTGTCCGCCCTCCTTTCCGCAACTCTCGAAGCGGCCTATGATCGCGCAGTCGAACTGCGCTGA
- a CDS encoding glutamate-5-semialdehyde dehydrogenase, translated as MTGQDLDPRIHITQLGHNAQAASRQLRAASTEAKNTALREAAKALREASAELIEANAKDVESVRGKKPDSFIDRLMLDEDRIAGMAKALEEIADLPDPVGRVLATFERPNGLHIERVAVPIGVIGMIYESRPNVGADASALCLKSGNAVILRGGSESRHSTRKIVACMQAGLEAAGLPVEAVQTVQTTSREAVAELLRAVGLVDLVIPRGGRGLVELVRDQAKVPTLLHLDGNCHTYIHSSADLEKAVEVTKNAKLRRTGICGATESVVVDEAVAAKAIPALLDAMPACEFRGDEAAVAIDARVKPASEEDFDTEYLDQIASLKVVSGLEEGIEWVASHTSGHTDAIMTEDEGAARAFLTAIDSAVVMHNASTQFSDGGEFGMGAEIGIATGKMHARGPVGLEQLCSFKYIVRGDGQTRP; from the coding sequence ATGACCGGCCAGGATCTCGACCCCCGCATCCACATCACCCAGCTCGGCCACAACGCACAGGCCGCATCGCGCCAGCTGCGCGCCGCATCGACCGAAGCGAAGAACACCGCCCTGCGCGAGGCCGCGAAGGCTCTGCGCGAAGCGTCGGCAGAGCTGATCGAGGCCAACGCCAAGGACGTCGAAAGCGTGCGCGGCAAAAAGCCCGACAGCTTCATCGACCGACTGATGCTCGACGAAGACCGCATTGCCGGCATGGCGAAAGCGCTCGAGGAAATCGCTGACCTTCCCGATCCCGTGGGCCGCGTTCTCGCCACCTTCGAGCGCCCCAACGGCCTCCATATCGAGCGCGTTGCCGTGCCCATCGGCGTCATCGGCATGATCTACGAATCGCGCCCCAATGTCGGCGCCGATGCCAGCGCCCTGTGCCTCAAGTCGGGCAATGCGGTGATTCTGCGCGGCGGGTCGGAAAGCCGCCATTCCACCCGCAAGATCGTCGCGTGTATGCAGGCCGGGCTCGAAGCGGCGGGGCTACCGGTCGAGGCGGTGCAGACCGTCCAGACGACCTCACGCGAAGCGGTGGCCGAATTGCTGCGCGCGGTCGGGCTCGTCGATCTCGTCATCCCGCGTGGCGGGCGCGGTCTCGTTGAACTGGTGCGCGACCAGGCGAAGGTGCCGACGCTCCTCCATCTCGACGGAAACTGCCATACTTACATACACTCATCCGCCGATCTTGAGAAAGCGGTCGAAGTCACGAAGAACGCCAAGCTGCGTCGCACCGGCATCTGCGGCGCGACGGAAAGCGTGGTGGTCGACGAAGCGGTGGCGGCAAAGGCGATCCCCGCTCTGCTCGACGCCATGCCCGCTTGCGAATTCCGCGGCGACGAGGCCGCGGTGGCAATCGATGCCCGCGTGAAGCCCGCGAGCGAGGAGGATTTCGACACCGAGTATCTCGACCAGATCGCCTCGCTCAAGGTCGTCTCCGGCCTTGAGGAAGGAATCGAATGGGTCGCCTCGCACACCTCGGGCCACACCGACGCGATCATGACCGAGGACGAGGGCGCGGCGCGCGCCTTCCTCACCGCGATCGACAGCGCGGTGGTCATGCACAACGCCTCGACCCAGTTCTCCGACGGCGGGGAATTCGGCATGGGCGCGGAAATCGGCATCGCCACAGGCAAAATGCACGCGCGCGGGCCTGTCGGGCTCGAACAGCTGTGCAGCTTCAAATATATCGTGCGCGGAGACGGCCAGACGCGGCCTTAA
- a CDS encoding GNAT family N-acetyltransferase, producing MNPAHGGGIFAKLLQEAGHAVIIDTHLNDGTPVCIRSVRRDDEARLRAGIARLSPQSRYLRFFSGMREPPQGVIDALLDVDGHDHIAWGAIRTDLVEKPALGVVHAFRDNERPSRAEFSVAVIDDYHGLGLARLLTATLLHDCRREGLETLAVSILPENAGAIRLTRLLGGHVTNRSGEVAEFDIAIDEALESLRREGATPGLAAVFEAFERGD from the coding sequence TTGAACCCGGCGCATGGCGGCGGCATCTTCGCCAAGCTCCTGCAGGAGGCTGGGCACGCGGTGATCATCGATACGCACCTCAATGACGGCACGCCGGTCTGCATCCGCTCGGTCCGGCGCGACGACGAAGCGCGGCTGCGCGCCGGGATCGCCCGCCTTTCGCCGCAATCGCGCTACCTGCGATTCTTTTCCGGGATGCGCGAGCCGCCGCAGGGAGTGATCGACGCGCTGCTCGATGTCGACGGGCACGACCACATCGCCTGGGGCGCGATCCGCACCGACCTCGTCGAGAAGCCCGCGCTCGGTGTCGTCCATGCCTTCCGCGATAACGAGCGCCCGAGCCGCGCTGAATTCTCGGTCGCGGTCATCGACGACTATCACGGGCTTGGCCTTGCGCGCCTGCTGACCGCGACCCTTCTGCACGATTGCAGGCGCGAGGGGCTTGAGACGCTCGCGGTCTCGATCCTGCCCGAGAATGCCGGGGCGATCCGGCTCACCCGCTTGCTCGGCGGGCACGTCACGAACCGCAGCGGCGAGGTTGCCGAATTCGACATAGCGATAGACGAAGCGCTCGAAAGCCTGCGCCGCGAGGGGGCGACGCCGGGCCTTGCGGCGGTGTTCGAGGCGTTCGAGCGTGGGGATTAA
- a CDS encoding VIT family protein: MTDVSSHPDDPHFVTRTGWLRAAVLGANDGIVSVASLIVGVAAASPAREAVLVAGVAGLVAGALSMAAGEYISVSSQADLEKADIRREKMALKKMPEEELAELRAIYEERGLSPETADLVARELTEHDALDAHLRDELGLTEALSARPLQAAFASGLTFSSAAALPLAAAWLAPSDAILAVVLGVSVLALALLGAFGARAGGAPILPGVLRVVVWGVIAMAVTAAVGSLFGVSV, encoded by the coding sequence ATGACCGATGTCAGCAGCCATCCCGACGATCCGCATTTCGTCACCCGAACCGGCTGGCTGCGCGCCGCCGTGCTGGGGGCGAACGACGGGATCGTCTCGGTCGCCTCGCTGATCGTCGGGGTCGCTGCCGCTTCGCCTGCGCGCGAGGCGGTGCTGGTCGCCGGGGTCGCCGGGCTCGTCGCGGGAGCGCTGTCGATGGCAGCGGGCGAATATATCTCCGTTTCCTCGCAAGCCGACCTCGAAAAGGCCGACATCCGGCGCGAGAAAATGGCGCTGAAGAAAATGCCCGAAGAGGAACTGGCCGAACTGCGCGCGATCTACGAAGAGCGCGGCCTCTCGCCGGAAACCGCCGACCTTGTCGCGCGCGAGCTGACCGAACACGACGCGCTCGATGCGCACCTGAGGGACGAGCTCGGGCTGACCGAGGCGCTCAGCGCACGTCCGCTGCAGGCCGCCTTTGCCTCCGGCCTCACCTTCAGTTCGGCTGCGGCCCTGCCGCTGGCCGCCGCCTGGCTCGCCCCGTCGGATGCCATACTTGCGGTGGTGCTCGGTGTCTCGGTGCTCGCTCTCGCCCTGCTCGGCGCATTCGGTGCGCGGGCCGGGGGCGCGCCGATCCTGCCCGGCGTGCTGCGGGTCGTGGTGTGGGGCGTGATCGCGATGGCGGTGACCGCCGCGGTCGGTTCGCTTTTCGGGGTCAGCGTCTAG
- a CDS encoding phospholipase D family protein: MLGKFAIIGGAIVVGILVLRLAYRLPQRPAETPRPGAAGDPDGALHRLVGPCDDMHGSAIQPLREGKIAFAARLMLIDRAERSIDVQYYIWHRDLTGLLTLERLRAAADRGVAVRLLLDDLGVSDLDAILAELNAHPNIEVRLYNPFGLRWPLAVNYLFDFVRLNRRMHNKAMTFDRAVTITGGRNIGDEYFDTGDEPAFVDLDAIAAGEAAEAVADDFAAYWASRSAFRLERVVPGERRQQGALDRALAQVCDTEEYREYSRAFESDPAIRAISEGELRLEPARTQLVSDVPDKTLGSVLAGHLLVGKLADLLDEVEQSFDLVSPYFVPGRRGTAEFLRLAGRGVRVRVLTNSLAAFDVPLVHAGYRKYRRRLLEGGIELYELKARSSPPARRSDAGTMGSSGSSLHAKTFAADGRTVFIGSFNFDPRSVWLNTEMGLVIESERIAREIERVLAEEYTRIAYRVSLDERERMVWEDPQTGEVHYADPDSSLAQRAFMRALGLLPIEWLL, encoded by the coding sequence GTGCTCGGCAAGTTCGCGATCATCGGTGGCGCGATCGTGGTCGGCATCCTCGTGCTGCGCCTCGCCTATCGCCTGCCGCAGCGGCCTGCCGAGACACCCCGGCCCGGCGCGGCGGGCGATCCGGATGGTGCGCTCCACCGGCTTGTCGGCCCCTGCGACGATATGCACGGCTCGGCGATCCAGCCGCTGCGCGAAGGCAAGATCGCGTTCGCCGCGCGGTTGATGCTGATCGACCGGGCCGAGCGTTCGATCGACGTGCAATATTACATCTGGCATCGCGACCTCACCGGCCTGCTCACGCTCGAGCGGTTGCGCGCGGCTGCGGATCGGGGGGTGGCGGTCCGCCTGCTGCTCGACGATCTCGGCGTGTCGGACCTCGATGCGATCCTCGCCGAGCTGAACGCGCATCCGAATATCGAGGTGCGGCTCTACAATCCCTTCGGCCTGCGCTGGCCGCTGGCGGTCAATTACCTGTTCGATTTCGTCCGGCTGAACCGGCGGATGCACAACAAGGCGATGACGTTCGACCGGGCGGTCACGATCACCGGCGGGCGCAATATCGGGGACGAATATTTCGACACGGGGGACGAACCCGCCTTCGTCGATCTCGACGCGATCGCGGCGGGCGAGGCGGCCGAGGCGGTGGCTGACGACTTCGCGGCCTACTGGGCCTCGCGCTCGGCTTTCCGGCTGGAGCGGGTGGTGCCGGGCGAACGCCGCCAACAGGGCGCGCTCGACCGGGCGCTGGCGCAGGTCTGCGACACCGAGGAATACCGAGAATATTCGCGCGCTTTCGAAAGCGACCCGGCGATCCGTGCGATCAGTGAAGGCGAGCTGCGCCTCGAACCGGCGCGCACGCAGCTGGTCAGCGACGTGCCCGATAAGACGCTGGGCAGCGTGCTGGCGGGGCATTTGCTGGTGGGCAAGCTCGCCGACCTGCTCGACGAAGTGGAGCAAAGCTTTGACCTAGTCTCGCCCTATTTCGTGCCCGGCAGGCGCGGGACGGCGGAATTCCTGCGGCTTGCCGGGCGCGGTGTGCGGGTGCGGGTGCTGACCAATTCGCTGGCCGCCTTCGACGTGCCGCTGGTCCACGCCGGCTATCGCAAGTATCGCCGCCGCCTGCTCGAAGGCGGGATCGAGTTGTACGAGCTCAAGGCGCGTTCCTCCCCGCCCGCGCGCCGCTCGGATGCCGGCACGATGGGGTCGAGCGGGTCGAGCCTCCATGCCAAGACGTTCGCCGCCGACGGGCGCACGGTTTTCATCGGTTCGTTCAACTTCGACCCGCGCTCGGTCTGGCTCAACACGGAGATGGGCCTCGTGATCGAAAGCGAGCGCATCGCGCGGGAGATCGAGCGGGTGCTGGCAGAGGAATACACCCGGATCGCCTACCGCGTCTCGCTCGACGAAAGGGAGCGGATGGTGTGGGAAGACCCGCAGACGGGCGAGGTCCATTACGCCGACCCGGACAGCAGCCTTGCCCAGCGCGCCTTCATGCGCGCGCTCGGCCTGCTGCCGATCGAATGGCTCCTCTAG
- a CDS encoding endonuclease/exonuclease/phosphatase family protein has translation MSVRVASYNIRKAVGLDRRRDPLRILRVLEEIDADVVALQEADRRFGTRESVLPQVLLENHTDYEAVPLDVQVDSMGWHGNAILVKKGIALEEHDIIHIPCLEPRGVVTARLSVRGRRLSVFGMHLDLSGLWRTRQARAIADLAAAASESHATVLMGDLNEWRARAGTFREFAKHFSILDPGPSFHAARPVGRLDRIMHCERLAARDCGVHRSALAARASDHLPVWADFDFA, from the coding sequence ATGAGCGTCAGGGTGGCGAGCTACAATATCAGGAAGGCCGTCGGCCTCGACCGCCGCCGTGACCCGCTGCGCATCCTGCGTGTGCTGGAGGAAATCGACGCCGACGTGGTCGCTCTGCAGGAGGCCGACCGCCGCTTCGGCACGCGCGAAAGCGTGCTGCCGCAGGTGCTGCTGGAGAACCACACCGACTACGAAGCCGTCCCGCTCGACGTGCAGGTCGATTCGATGGGCTGGCACGGCAACGCGATCCTCGTCAAAAAGGGAATCGCGCTCGAAGAGCACGACATCATCCACATTCCCTGCCTCGAACCGCGCGGCGTGGTGACGGCGAGGCTGTCGGTTCGCGGCCGGAGGCTTTCCGTCTTCGGAATGCATCTCGACCTGTCGGGCCTGTGGCGCACCCGGCAGGCGCGCGCGATCGCCGACCTCGCCGCCGCCGCGAGCGAAAGCCACGCGACCGTGCTGATGGGCGATCTCAACGAATGGCGCGCGCGCGCGGGCACTTTCCGCGAGTTCGCAAAGCACTTTTCGATCCTCGATCCCGGCCCGAGCTTCCACGCGGCGCGGCCCGTGGGACGGCTCGACCGGATCATGCATTGCGAAAGGCTCGCCGCGCGCGACTGCGGAGTTCACCGCAGCGCCCTCGCCGCGCGGGCCTCGGACCACCTGCCGGTCTGGGCCGATTTCGACTTCGCCTAA
- a CDS encoding O-acetylhomoserine aminocarboxypropyltransferase produces MTDMKLESLAVHGGTAPDPATNARITPIYQTASYVFDDAEHAADLFALKQFGNIYSRIMNPTNDALEKKIAAMEGGVGALGLASGHAAQLVAFHTLMEPGCNIVAAKKLYGGSLNQMGEAFRKFGWETRFVDADDPENVRAAMDENTRCVFVESLANPGGVVTDIRAIADVAHEGGVPLIVDNTMATPILCRPFEHGADIVTHSTTKFLNGHGNAVGGVIVDSGKFDWKAQGSKFPSLTEPNGSYHGAVLVDALEPIGPIAFITACRVLGLRDLGPAMAPQNAWLALTGMETLALRMERHCANALAVAKWLQAHDKIEWVSYAGLDDNPYKPLADKYLGGKGGAVFTFGVKGGYEAGVKLVSNVEMFSHLANIGDTRSLIIHPASTTHSQLGEAELVAAGAGPDVVRISVGIEHVDDILADLEQGLASL; encoded by the coding sequence ATGACCGACATGAAGCTCGAATCGCTCGCCGTCCACGGCGGCACCGCGCCCGACCCTGCGACCAATGCGCGGATTACCCCGATCTACCAGACCGCGAGCTATGTCTTCGACGATGCCGAACACGCTGCCGACCTGTTCGCATTGAAGCAGTTCGGCAACATCTATTCGCGGATCATGAACCCGACCAACGACGCGCTTGAGAAGAAGATCGCGGCGATGGAAGGGGGCGTCGGCGCGCTCGGCCTCGCCAGCGGCCACGCCGCCCAATTGGTTGCGTTCCACACGTTGATGGAGCCGGGCTGCAACATCGTCGCGGCGAAGAAGCTCTATGGCGGCTCGCTCAACCAGATGGGCGAGGCGTTCCGCAAGTTCGGCTGGGAGACGCGCTTCGTCGATGCCGACGATCCCGAAAACGTGCGCGCGGCGATGGACGAGAATACCCGCTGCGTCTTTGTCGAAAGCCTCGCCAATCCGGGCGGGGTCGTGACAGACATCCGCGCCATCGCGGATGTCGCGCACGAAGGCGGCGTGCCGCTGATCGTCGACAACACCATGGCGACCCCGATCCTGTGCCGCCCCTTCGAGCACGGCGCGGACATCGTCACCCATTCGACCACCAAGTTCCTGAACGGTCACGGAAACGCGGTCGGCGGGGTGATCGTCGATTCCGGCAAGTTCGACTGGAAGGCACAAGGGTCGAAATTCCCCAGCCTGACCGAGCCCAACGGCTCCTATCACGGCGCGGTGCTGGTCGATGCTCTGGAGCCCATCGGCCCGATCGCCTTCATCACCGCCTGCCGCGTGCTCGGCCTGCGCGACCTCGGCCCGGCGATGGCCCCGCAGAACGCCTGGCTCGCGCTGACCGGCATGGAGACGCTCGCGCTGCGCATGGAGCGGCACTGCGCCAACGCGCTCGCCGTGGCGAAATGGCTTCAGGCCCACGACAAGATCGAGTGGGTTTCCTATGCCGGGCTCGACGACAACCCCTACAAGCCGCTCGCCGACAAGTATCTCGGCGGGAAGGGCGGGGCGGTCTTCACTTTCGGCGTGAAGGGCGGATACGAGGCAGGCGTGAAGCTCGTCTCGAATGTCGAGATGTTCAGCCACCTCGCCAATATCGGCGACACGCGTTCGCTCATCATCCACCCGGCATCGACCACGCACAGCCAGCTGGGCGAAGCTGAACTGGTCGCGGCGGGCGCGGGGCCGGACGTGGTGCGTATCTCGGTCGGGATCGAGCACGTCGACGACATACTCGCCGATCTCGAACAGGGTCTGGCAAGCCTTTAG